A stretch of Telopea speciosissima isolate NSW1024214 ecotype Mountain lineage chromosome 11, Tspe_v1, whole genome shotgun sequence DNA encodes these proteins:
- the LOC122646340 gene encoding uncharacterized protein LOC122646340: MPNFDLLSFCLFFTLLSLYLVPIRSQSDSSSALRLPSETIVDVCAATSQPSICPVNCFRTDPVCGVDGITYWCGCADALCAGTRVAKLGFCDVGNGGSGPVSGQALLLVHIVWLIVLGFSVLFGVF; encoded by the coding sequence ATGCCCAACTTCGATCTCCTCTCGTTCTGCCTCTTCTTCACTCTCCTCTCCCTCTACCTGGTTCCAATTCGCTCTCAATCCGATTCATCGTCAGCTCTTCGCTTACCTTCTGAAACCATCGTTGATGTCTGCGCTGCAACGTCTCAACCATCCATCTGCCCTGTCAACTGCTTTCGAACCGATCCCGTCTGTGGCGTCGATGGAATTACCTATTGGTGTGGCTGCGCAGATGCTCTGTGCGCAGGTACCCGTGTTgcgaaattagggttttgcgaTGTCGGGAATGGCGGTAGCGGTCCCGTCTCTGGGCAGGCTCTTCTTTTGGTTCACATTGTGTGGCTCATCGTTCTAGGGTTTTCGGTCTTGTTCGGCGTCTTCTGA